One genomic region from Vicia villosa cultivar HV-30 ecotype Madison, WI unplaced genomic scaffold, Vvil1.0 ctg.001319F_1_1, whole genome shotgun sequence encodes:
- the LOC131634587 gene encoding uncharacterized protein LOC131634587, translating to MEDQQQNPFFIHHSDHPALVFVSHLLTEENYPSWRRAMIIAIRAKNKIGFVDGSIQQPLGGDPQFQLLQRNDNVVASWLLNSVSKDLTASVIYASTAAAIWNDLQERFLQNNGPRLFQLRKDFITCTQGNLSVGAYYSKIKGLWEELAEFRPIHQCVCGGVNPLIEHIDREYVLTFLLGLNESFNLIRSQILLMDPFPSVSRVFSLVIQEEKQRVVNAITSENNENLAYAVTDSNGAKIKAGTKDRPLCSQCGVLGHIKDKCFKLHGYPPGFKKGKGSNSSQPNANAVHTDIREEDTPLKTKQYQ from the coding sequence ATGGAAGATCAACAGCAGAATCCCTTTTTCATTCATCATTCCGATCATCCCGCTCTTGTTTTTGTTTCGCATCTGTTGACGGAAGAGAACTATCCGTCATGGCGTCGTGCAATGATCATTGCTATTCGTGCAAAGAACAAGATTGGTTTCGTTGATGGCTCGATTCAGCAACCTCTTGGCGGTGATCCTCAATTCCAACTCTTGCAACGTAACGACAATGTCGTTGCTTCGTGGCTTTTGAACTCAGTATCAAAAGATCTCACCGCCAGCGTTATCTACGCCTCCACTGCGGCGGCAATTTGGAATGATCTCCAAGAACGATTTTTGCAGAACAACGGTCCTCGTTTGTTTCAATTACGCAAAGATTTCATCACGTGTACTCAAGGTAATCTCTCAGTTGGTGCTTACTACTCCAAGATCAAAGGACTTTGGGAGGAACTCGCTGAATTTCGCCCTATTCACCAATGTGTTTGTGGTGGTGTAAATCCTCTGATTGAACACATTGACCGTGAGTACGTTCTCACATTCTTACTTGGATTGAATGAAAGCTTCAATCTGATTCGAAGTCAAATTCTTCTAATGGATCCCTTCCCATCGGTTAGTCGAGTTTTCTCTTTGGTAATTCAAGAAGAAAAACAACGTGTTGTCAATGCTATTACCAGTGAAAACAATGAAAACCTTGCTTATGCGGTTACTGATTCTAATGGTGCGAAGATTAAAGCTGGTACGAAGGATCGTCCCTTATGTTCACAATGTGGTGTTCTTGGTCACATCAAGGACAAATGCTTCAAACTTCATGGCTATCCACCTGGATTCAAAAAGGGAAAAGGTTCAAACTCTtcacaacctaatgcaaatgctgTTCACACGGACATCAGGGAGGAAGACACACCCTTGAAGACAAAGCAGTATCAGTAA
- the LOC131634588 gene encoding uncharacterized protein LOC131634588, which yields MNLISYNIRGGGALSKRKRISVLLKVSKVDLCFIQETKLPCFNDNLASSLWGGNEVEWTSSNSEGASGGMVVLWKKGSLNVNYIFRGHDFIGINIRREGLIYNLVNIYAPCSGVSRRVLWKELLDRRSKGGNEEWCLGGDFNEVTSREERLGVAMFHNRLGMEEFKEFIERMGVVDISCVGGKFT from the coding sequence ATGAATTTAATCTCTTATAATATTAGGGGGGGCGGGGCActatcaaagagaaaaagaatcaGTGTTCTCTTAAAAGTTAGTAAGGTGGATTTGTGCTTTATTCAAGAAACTAAGTTGCCTTGTTTCAATGACAATTTAGCTAGTTCTTTGTGGGGTGGAAACGAGGTAGAGTGGACATCGTCTAATTCGGAAGGGGCATCGGGAGGAATGGTCGTCTTGTGGAAGAAAGGCTCTTTGAATGTCAATTACATTTTTAGAGGTCACGACTTTATAGGCATAAACATAAGGAGGGAAGGCTTAATCTATAATTTGGTGAACATTTATGCACCTTGTAGTGGGGTGTCTAGAAGAGTGCTTTGGAAGGAGTTGCTTGATAGGAGGTCAAAAGGCGGGAACGAGGAGTGGTGTTTAGGAGGTGATTTCAATGAGGTCACTAGTAGGGAAGAAAGATTAGGAGTAGCTATGTTTCACAACAGGTTGGGAATGGAGGAGTTCAAGGAATTTATCGAGAGGATGGGAGTGGTCGACATTTCGTGCGTGGGTGGAAAGTTTACATAG
- the LOC131634589 gene encoding uncharacterized protein LOC131634589, which produces MELVDLPTIGGKFTWIKSNGKSMSRIDRFLLSDDLVEDWKVEGQYIRERDVSDHAPIWLEDNRKNWGPKPFKFNNLWFKHDDFETFVKEEWKKIEIRGIGDYCLVEKLKTLKNRLLWWNKNVYGWIDLKINEDGREMHSLDNVFAHFADSLEGRLEGVDDIKEYTFKHFEKFFKEDCTSRPELRGINFNSLTLEESTDLEKPFDEDEVKEAIWSCDGNKSPGPDGFSLEFYKRHWSIIKEDIMKCCNDFYHKGTLVKSITSSFLALIPKKKNPQDLFEYRPICLVGSIYKIIAKLLANRMRGVVDLLVSTNQTAFVPGRSMMDGVVMVNEILDWAKRKKKGCLLLKVDFEKAYDSVSWNYLRWILVKMGFGKRWMKWMEASIFTNFMSVMVNGSATREFKVQRGLRQGDPISPFLFVLAMEGLTALTKKSVAVGDFKPFKYGANDYVDILQFADDTIILGEPSYDNLWSIKVLLRGFELVSELKVNFHKSNFYGTHIGDWFINSATKFLACKKGCFPFKFLGIWVGEGANKKKVWQEVIGKIKSRLSNWKGRNISMGGRVTLIGSILNAIPIFTLSFYKAPSFNEWVKCEFKRGNNILFWLSCWLVDQPLRVVFPHLFDKTTNKLSVVSDLFLTNQGEIIWNLEDIFGEDVLNPPARSASSNIASNPNTVITEELRELKRMLHGMVSDSTSMDGFHWNLNTNGAFTVSSVSHLVSNAKEIAWPNHIIKSLDVIWKTNLPAKIKIFAWRFLLNRLPLKDQLVKRGVTTLSSLVCLFCTNLPETLDHLFFHFHVTKEVWSRIYVWLGNALNFSLEEFKNFGSIQEKVKNKNIKANLNNIWIALIWCIWNMRNNMIFDEESLHVSESKEIVSLSAKQKIRVFEDLKVASL; this is translated from the exons ATGGAGTTGGTGGATCTTCCAACCATAGGAGGAAAGTTCACTTGGATTAAAAGTAATGGTAAATCTATGAGTCGGATAGATAGATTCCTTCTATCGGATGATTTGGTGGAAGATTGGAAGGTGGAGGGCCAATACATAAGAGAGAGGGATGTGTCCGATCATGCACCTATTTGGTTGGAAGATAATAGAAAGAATTGGGGTCCCAAACCATTTAAGTTCAATAATCTATGGTTCAAACATGACGATTTTGAAACCTTTGTGAAGGAGGAATGGAAGAAGATTGAGATTAGAGGAATAGGAGATTATTGCTTGGTCGAAAAGTTGAAAACTCTTAAAAACCGGTTACTTTGGTGGAACAAGAATGTTTATGGATGGATAGATCTCAAAATCAACGAGGATGGGAGAGAGATGCATTCTTTAGATAACGTGTTTGCTCATTTTGCAG ATTCTTTGGAGGGAAGATTGGAGGGTGTGGATGACATTAAAGAGTACACTTTTAAGCATTTTGAAAAATTCTTCAAAGAAGATTGTACTTCAAGGCCGGAGCTAAGAGGGATTAATTTTAACTCCTTAACTTTGGAAGAATCTACCGACTTAGAGAAACCTTTTGATGAAGACGAAGTGAAGGAAGctatttggtcgtgtgatggTAACAAGAGCCCGGGGCCGGATGGTTTTTCTTTGGAGTTTTACAAAAGGCATTGGTCCATCATCAAAGAGGACATTATGAAGTGTTGCAACGACTTCTATCACAAAGGTACTCTCGTTAAATCCATCACCTCATCTTTTCTCGCTCTTATTCCCAAAAAGAAGAATCCGCAAGATTTGTTTGAATATAGACCCATTTGTTTAGTGGGGAGTATTTATAAGATCATTGCAAAGTTGCTAGCGAATAGGATGAGAGGAGTAGTGGATTTATTGGTCTCTACCAACCAAACCGCCTTTGTTCCGGGAAGAAGTATGATGGATGGAGTTGTAATGGTGAATGAAATTCTTGATTGggcgaagaggaagaagaaggggTGTTTATTACTTAAAGTGGACTTCGAAAAGGCGTATGACTCAGTATCTTGGAATTATTTAAGGTGGATTTTGGTGAAGATGGGTTTTGGTAaaagatggatgaaatggatggaagctAGCATTTTTACCAATTTCATGTCGGTGATGGTAAATGGTAGTGCAACTAGGgaattcaaggttcaaagaggTCTTAGACAAGGAGACCCGATTTCTCCCTTCTTGTTTGTTCTTGCTATGGAAGGTTTAACCGCTCTAACTAAGAAATCTGTGGCGGTGGGCGATTTTAAACCTTTCAAGTACGGAGCCAACGACTATGTGGACATCCTCCAATTCGCGGACGATACCATCATCCTAGGAGAACCTTCTTACGATAACCTTTGGAGTATAAAAGTTTTGTTGAGAGGCTTTGAATTGGTTTCCGAATTGAAGGTCAATTTCCATAAAAGCAATTTTTATGGAACTCACATAGGAGATTGGTTCATAAATTCGGCGACAAAGTTCCTTGCTTGCAAAAAAGGTTGTTTTCCGTTCAAATTCCTCGGTATTTGGGTGGGAGAAGGGGCGAACAAGAAGAAGGTTTGGCAAGAGGTGATtggtaaaataaaatcaagacttTCCAATTGGAAGGGAAGGAACATATCCATGGGAGGGAGGGTGACTCTAATAGGCTCCATTCTTAATGCTATTCCTATTTTCACTCTTTCCTTCTACAAAGCTCCGA GCTTTAATGAATGGGTGAAATGTGAGTTCAAGAGAGGAAACAATATTCTCTTTTGGCTAAGTTGTTGGTTGGTTGATCAACCGCTCCGCGTTGTTTTTCCGCATTTGTTTGACAAAACAACCAACAAACTTAGTGTGGTGAGCGACCTCTTTCTCACCAATCAAGGAGAAATCATTTGGAATCTAGAAGACATTTTTGGGGAGGATGTGTTGAATCCTCCGGCTCGGAGTGCCTCTTCCAACATCGCATCCAATCCGAACACTGTAATAACCGAAGAGCTTAGGGAGTTGAAAAGGATGCTTCACGGGATGGTGTCGGATTCGACGTCAATGGACGGTTTCCATTGGAATTTAAACACAAACGGAGCCTTCACGGTATCTAGTGTGTCGCACTTGGTTTCTAACGCAAAGGAGATAGCTTGGCCAAATCATATCATCAAGAGTTTGGACGTCATTTGGAAGACAAACTTGCCGGCAAAGATCAAGATTTTTGCGTGGAGATTCCTCCTCAATAGGCTTCCTTTAAAAGATCAACTCGTCAAAAGAGGTGTGACTACTCTTTCTTCCTTAGTTTGTCTTTTTTGCACTAATCTCCCGGAAACTTTGGACCACCTCTTCTTCCATTTCCATGTCACAAAGGAGGTGTGGAGTAGAATTTATGTATGGTTGGGGAATGCTTTGAATTTTTCTCTCGAGGAGTTCAAGAACTTTGGGAGCATCCAAGAGAAagtgaaaaacaaaaatattaaagcTAATCTAAACAATATATGGATAGCTTTGATTTGGTGTATTTGGAATATGAGAAACAACATGATTTTTGATGAAG AATCATTACATGTTAGTGAATCGAAAGAAATCGTCTCACTAAGTGCAAAGCAGAAAATTCGTGTATTTGAAGATCTAAAAG TGGCTTCTTTGTGA